A stretch of Streptomyces sp. NBC_01571 DNA encodes these proteins:
- a CDS encoding Shedu anti-phage system protein SduA domain-containing protein: protein MDQDGPIYFDRRPAASGALSYADRITIRDTSQVSIEAVPYFILHRSSENELSMKLIRVDKRSGEKCEITLNDSDLRQLKQCIVQALAVAGQEEDGQYLVLRADELAHTVESSDDAVRAVGGALDSHRFARRVAQHVNPESLASAFSAVVRIGELRAAITELRENLDDSVTREDVYQKWCDKHSWAFGNAYVARDSWRTIGIGDQVDLLMKSTASGFRDIFELKRPDMEVLSYDNTHKNWYWASQTSKAIGQCHRYLDTFHRAAEHGIQPDHTEIIAYHPRAVVVIGRSHTWDQPKIKALHGLNSRMHGITVMTYDQLLARCSVLLGQVHSEQAVETQEYSEDLSA from the coding sequence ATGGATCAGGACGGCCCCATCTACTTCGATCGACGGCCTGCAGCGTCGGGCGCCCTGTCGTACGCAGACCGCATCACCATCAGGGACACGAGCCAGGTCTCTATCGAGGCCGTCCCGTATTTCATCCTCCACCGGAGCTCCGAGAACGAGCTGTCCATGAAGCTCATCCGGGTGGACAAGCGGTCCGGGGAGAAGTGTGAAATAACGCTGAACGACTCAGACCTTCGACAGCTCAAACAGTGCATAGTGCAGGCCTTGGCGGTGGCTGGGCAGGAGGAGGACGGCCAGTACCTCGTCCTGCGGGCCGACGAGCTGGCGCACACCGTTGAGTCCTCGGACGACGCAGTCCGTGCGGTGGGCGGGGCGCTCGACAGTCACAGGTTCGCGCGCAGAGTGGCCCAGCACGTTAACCCCGAATCGCTGGCATCCGCGTTCTCTGCCGTCGTTCGTATCGGGGAACTACGCGCGGCCATCACTGAGTTGCGCGAAAACTTGGATGACAGCGTGACGCGTGAGGATGTCTACCAGAAATGGTGTGACAAGCACTCCTGGGCGTTCGGCAACGCCTACGTGGCACGCGACAGCTGGAGAACCATCGGGATCGGCGACCAAGTGGATCTGCTCATGAAGTCCACGGCCAGCGGGTTTCGCGACATCTTCGAATTGAAGCGCCCCGACATGGAAGTCCTGAGCTACGACAACACGCACAAAAACTGGTACTGGGCCTCACAGACTTCCAAAGCGATCGGCCAATGCCATAGATACCTTGATACTTTTCATCGGGCGGCAGAACATGGAATTCAGCCCGACCACACAGAAATCATCGCCTACCACCCCCGAGCCGTCGTTGTGATCGGCCGTTCTCACACATGGGACCAACCCAAGATCAAAGCGCTGCACGGCCTGAACAGCAGAATGCATGGCATCACGGTCATGACCTACGACCAGCTGCTGGCACGGTGCTCCGTTCTCCTCGGACAAGTCCACAGCGAGCAGGCGGTAGAAACCCAGGAGTACAGCGAAGACCTTTCCGCCTGA